From a single Maniola hyperantus chromosome 3, iAphHyp1.2, whole genome shotgun sequence genomic region:
- the Traf4 gene encoding TNF receptor-associated factor 4 isoform X3, translating into MFKYLVNKLKLSTNHIFNRNNIYPDPESEKAIMGSVVYCIHHKEGCQWSDELRKLKAHLNTCKHDAVLCAAQCGAMIPRVLMQDHLRYTCPRRRANCEHCGKEFSGSALEEHQGNCGHEPVYCENKCGAKVQRRHTQQHVQQHCSKRLVPCRHCGQRYTQDTVSAHGAMCSRAPVPCPQRCSAAPARDELDAHLRDHCAAGSVLCTYRDAGCRFKGTRQALERHTEESSQQHLALVSALATRQARQLESLRAAVARLSVNYTGALVWRISDWAAKMAEAKCKDGVELTSPAFYTSQYGYKLQASLFLNGNGAGEATHMSVYIKILPGEYDALLRWPFAHTVSFTLFDQSSSPDRACNIVESFVPDPTWKNFQRPSKEPDALGFGFPRFVSHEMLKKRNFVKDDVMFLRVKVDPSKIVAV; encoded by the exons ATGTTCAAATATCTAGTTAATAAGCTGAAGTTGTCAacaaatcatatttttaatcgGAACAAC ATATATCCAGACCCGGAGTCTGAAAAGGCTATAATGGGTTCAGTGGTGTATTGCATCCATCACAAGGAAGGATGCCAATGGTCGGACGAACTCCGTAAATTGAAG GCACATCTCAACACCTGCAAGCACGACGCGGTGCTATGCGCAGCGCAATGCGGTGCGATGATCCCCCGCGTGCTGATGCAGGACCACTTGCGCTATACTTGCCCCCGGCGCAGAGCCAACTGCGAGCATTGTGGGAAGGAGTTCTCTGGCAGTGCTTTAGAG GAGCATCAAGGCAACTGCGGCCACGAGCCCGTGTACTGCGAAAACAAGTGTGGTGCCAAAGTGCAGCGCAGACACACGCAGCAGCATGTGCAACAACACTGCAGCAAGCGGCTCGTGCCGTGCAGACATTGCGGGCAGAGGTACACACAG GACACAGTATCCGCGCACGGGGCGATGTGCTCGCGCGCGCCCGTGCCGTGCCCGCAGCGCTGCTCGGCCGCGCCCGCGCGCGACGAGCTGGACGCGCACCTGCGCGACCACTGCGCGGCCGGCTCCGTCCTCTGCACCTACCGAGACGCTGGATGTCGCTTCAAG GGTACAAGACAAGCGCTAGAAAGGCATACAGAAGAAAGTTCACAACAACACCTTGCCCTGGTCTCCGCATTGGCCACCCGTCAAGCGCGGCAACTGGAGTCCCTTCGAGCGGCAGTTGCGCGACTGTCGGTCAACTACACAGGGGCCTTAGTGTGGCGTATCAGCGACTGGGCTGCTAAAATGGCGGAGGCCAAATGCAAAGATGGCGTCGAGCTAACTTCACCCGCTTTTTATACAAGTCAATATGGATATAAGTTGCAG gcGTCACTCTTCTTGAACGGCAATGGAGCAGGCGAAGCGACCCACATGTCAGTATACATCAAGATCTTACCCGGCGAGTATGACGCCCTATTGCGTTGGCCCTTCGCTCATACCGTCTCTTTCACACTCTTCGACCAAAGCTCCAGTCCAGACAGAGCCTGCAATATAGTCGAGAGCTTCGTCCCAGACCCCACATGGAAGAACTTCCAAAGACCGTCAAAGGAACCTGATGCGTTAGGATTCGGATTCCCCAGGTTCGTTTCACATGAAATGCTCAAAAAGAGGAATTTTGTGAAAGACGACGTTATGTTCCTCAGGGTTAAAGTCGACCCGAGCAAAATTGTAGctgtttaa
- the LOC117996229 gene encoding probable DNA replication complex GINS protein PSF2, whose amino-acid sequence MDPYEIEFIGENRIVSIIPNFSNDKIFLICGEFGPFRAGLPMNVPLWLAVMLKQKQKCRLVPPDWMDMDVLENIKEEEKRSRFFTKMPNEHYMVEAKLILGTASEDIPRAAEIKTIIKDIWDIRMSKLRTSMDALMKSGGSYGRLDHLTMMEINSVKPILPAAMDELYRIKKMTRKQAPNLNTSIFSQSGSTQNI is encoded by the exons atGGATCCATACGAAATCGAGTTCATAGGCGAGAACAGAATAGTTAGCATAATACCAAACTTTTCAAACGACAAAATATTTCTGATTTGTGGTGAATTCGGGCCGTTCCGAGCCGGTCTGCCCATGAATGTGCCGCTCTGGCTGGCTGTGATGCTGAAGCAGAAGCAGAAATGCCGGTTGGTTCCACCAGACTGGATGGATATGGATGTTTTGGAGAATATTAAAGAGGAAGAAAAGCGGTCGAG GTTCTTCACAAAAATGCCAAACGAACATTACATGGTAGAAGCCAAACTAATCCTAGGCACAGCGTCTGAAGACATTCCCCGTGCGGCGGAGATCAAAACAATTATTAAGGACATTTGGGACATCCGCATGTCCAAGTTGAGGACTTCCATGGATGCTCTCATGAAGTCTGGTGGTTCTTACGGTAGATTGGATCATTTGACTATGATGGAGATAAATTCGGTTAAACCTATACTGCCAGCGGCTATGGATGAACTTTATAGGATTAAAaag ATGACAAGAAAACAGGCACCTAACTTGAACACCTCTATCTTCAGTCAGTCGGGAAGCACACAGAACATCTGA
- the Traf4 gene encoding TNF receptor-associated factor 4 isoform X4 yields the protein MCSIFERTIYPDPESEKAIMGSVVYCIHHKEGCQWSDELRKLKAHLNTCKHDAVLCAAQCGAMIPRVLMQDHLRYTCPRRRANCEHCGKEFSGSALEEHQGNCGHEPVYCENKCGAKVQRRHTQQHVQQHCSKRLVPCRHCGQRYTQDTVSAHGAMCSRAPVPCPQRCSAAPARDELDAHLRDHCAAGSVLCTYRDAGCRFKGTRQALERHTEESSQQHLALVSALATRQARQLESLRAAVARLSVNYTGALVWRISDWAAKMAEAKCKDGVELTSPAFYTSQYGYKLQASLFLNGNGAGEATHMSVYIKILPGEYDALLRWPFAHTVSFTLFDQSSSPDRACNIVESFVPDPTWKNFQRPSKEPDALGFGFPRFVSHEMLKKRNFVKDDVMFLRVKVDPSKIVAV from the exons ATGTGCTCCATATTCGAACGCACG ATATATCCAGACCCGGAGTCTGAAAAGGCTATAATGGGTTCAGTGGTGTATTGCATCCATCACAAGGAAGGATGCCAATGGTCGGACGAACTCCGTAAATTGAAG GCACATCTCAACACCTGCAAGCACGACGCGGTGCTATGCGCAGCGCAATGCGGTGCGATGATCCCCCGCGTGCTGATGCAGGACCACTTGCGCTATACTTGCCCCCGGCGCAGAGCCAACTGCGAGCATTGTGGGAAGGAGTTCTCTGGCAGTGCTTTAGAG GAGCATCAAGGCAACTGCGGCCACGAGCCCGTGTACTGCGAAAACAAGTGTGGTGCCAAAGTGCAGCGCAGACACACGCAGCAGCATGTGCAACAACACTGCAGCAAGCGGCTCGTGCCGTGCAGACATTGCGGGCAGAGGTACACACAG GACACAGTATCCGCGCACGGGGCGATGTGCTCGCGCGCGCCCGTGCCGTGCCCGCAGCGCTGCTCGGCCGCGCCCGCGCGCGACGAGCTGGACGCGCACCTGCGCGACCACTGCGCGGCCGGCTCCGTCCTCTGCACCTACCGAGACGCTGGATGTCGCTTCAAG GGTACAAGACAAGCGCTAGAAAGGCATACAGAAGAAAGTTCACAACAACACCTTGCCCTGGTCTCCGCATTGGCCACCCGTCAAGCGCGGCAACTGGAGTCCCTTCGAGCGGCAGTTGCGCGACTGTCGGTCAACTACACAGGGGCCTTAGTGTGGCGTATCAGCGACTGGGCTGCTAAAATGGCGGAGGCCAAATGCAAAGATGGCGTCGAGCTAACTTCACCCGCTTTTTATACAAGTCAATATGGATATAAGTTGCAG gcGTCACTCTTCTTGAACGGCAATGGAGCAGGCGAAGCGACCCACATGTCAGTATACATCAAGATCTTACCCGGCGAGTATGACGCCCTATTGCGTTGGCCCTTCGCTCATACCGTCTCTTTCACACTCTTCGACCAAAGCTCCAGTCCAGACAGAGCCTGCAATATAGTCGAGAGCTTCGTCCCAGACCCCACATGGAAGAACTTCCAAAGACCGTCAAAGGAACCTGATGCGTTAGGATTCGGATTCCCCAGGTTCGTTTCACATGAAATGCTCAAAAAGAGGAATTTTGTGAAAGACGACGTTATGTTCCTCAGGGTTAAAGTCGACCCGAGCAAAATTGTAGctgtttaa
- the Traf4 gene encoding TNF receptor-associated factor 4 isoform X2, whose protein sequence is MTPMGLLFKVNSEGLFTSPVNASPVDYAKIYPDPESEKAIMGSVVYCIHHKEGCQWSDELRKLKAHLNTCKHDAVLCAAQCGAMIPRVLMQDHLRYTCPRRRANCEHCGKEFSGSALEEHQGNCGHEPVYCENKCGAKVQRRHTQQHVQQHCSKRLVPCRHCGQRYTQDTVSAHGAMCSRAPVPCPQRCSAAPARDELDAHLRDHCAAGSVLCTYRDAGCRFKGTRQALERHTEESSQQHLALVSALATRQARQLESLRAAVARLSVNYTGALVWRISDWAAKMAEAKCKDGVELTSPAFYTSQYGYKLQASLFLNGNGAGEATHMSVYIKILPGEYDALLRWPFAHTVSFTLFDQSSSPDRACNIVESFVPDPTWKNFQRPSKEPDALGFGFPRFVSHEMLKKRNFVKDDVMFLRVKVDPSKIVAV, encoded by the exons ATATATCCAGACCCGGAGTCTGAAAAGGCTATAATGGGTTCAGTGGTGTATTGCATCCATCACAAGGAAGGATGCCAATGGTCGGACGAACTCCGTAAATTGAAG GCACATCTCAACACCTGCAAGCACGACGCGGTGCTATGCGCAGCGCAATGCGGTGCGATGATCCCCCGCGTGCTGATGCAGGACCACTTGCGCTATACTTGCCCCCGGCGCAGAGCCAACTGCGAGCATTGTGGGAAGGAGTTCTCTGGCAGTGCTTTAGAG GAGCATCAAGGCAACTGCGGCCACGAGCCCGTGTACTGCGAAAACAAGTGTGGTGCCAAAGTGCAGCGCAGACACACGCAGCAGCATGTGCAACAACACTGCAGCAAGCGGCTCGTGCCGTGCAGACATTGCGGGCAGAGGTACACACAG GACACAGTATCCGCGCACGGGGCGATGTGCTCGCGCGCGCCCGTGCCGTGCCCGCAGCGCTGCTCGGCCGCGCCCGCGCGCGACGAGCTGGACGCGCACCTGCGCGACCACTGCGCGGCCGGCTCCGTCCTCTGCACCTACCGAGACGCTGGATGTCGCTTCAAG GGTACAAGACAAGCGCTAGAAAGGCATACAGAAGAAAGTTCACAACAACACCTTGCCCTGGTCTCCGCATTGGCCACCCGTCAAGCGCGGCAACTGGAGTCCCTTCGAGCGGCAGTTGCGCGACTGTCGGTCAACTACACAGGGGCCTTAGTGTGGCGTATCAGCGACTGGGCTGCTAAAATGGCGGAGGCCAAATGCAAAGATGGCGTCGAGCTAACTTCACCCGCTTTTTATACAAGTCAATATGGATATAAGTTGCAG gcGTCACTCTTCTTGAACGGCAATGGAGCAGGCGAAGCGACCCACATGTCAGTATACATCAAGATCTTACCCGGCGAGTATGACGCCCTATTGCGTTGGCCCTTCGCTCATACCGTCTCTTTCACACTCTTCGACCAAAGCTCCAGTCCAGACAGAGCCTGCAATATAGTCGAGAGCTTCGTCCCAGACCCCACATGGAAGAACTTCCAAAGACCGTCAAAGGAACCTGATGCGTTAGGATTCGGATTCCCCAGGTTCGTTTCACATGAAATGCTCAAAAAGAGGAATTTTGTGAAAGACGACGTTATGTTCCTCAGGGTTAAAGTCGACCCGAGCAAAATTGTAGctgtttaa